The following proteins are encoded in a genomic region of Nicotiana sylvestris chromosome 4, ASM39365v2, whole genome shotgun sequence:
- the LOC138889621 gene encoding uncharacterized protein: MDALIWNIRSVNTQQAFEMLIKSHRKNHYEFIGLMEPMQQARTLEKYRNRIGFAQEIANVSNKIWAFIDEVYEVTVMYNLVQQLTLRQYHSETHVEFVLTLVYAKCDAIERIELWDSLYFMASNMTIPWLVGGDFNVIWDEEEKFGGLPVHLNEIDDFRHCINTCNLSDLGFKGSIFTWWNGRAEEDCIFKRLDRCVDNAEFQQTFSGIEVQHLAKIGSDHSPMQLRCDIKNPPVKKPFRFLNFWVEHASFKELKKVKKALSGWSKSTYGDIFQKIASLEEVVIVHEAEFEANPTKQNRQRL; encoded by the exons ATGGATGCTCTCATATGGAATATTAGATCAGTTAACACTCAGCAAGCATTTGAGATGCTGATCAAATCACATAGAAAGAATCACTATGAATTCATTGGTTTAATGGAGCCTATGCAACAAGCAAGAACTTTGGAAAAGTATAGAAACAGAATAGGCTTTGCTCAGGAGATTGCTAATGTATCAAATAAGATCTGGGCTTTCATAGATGAAGTATATGAGGTTACAGTTATGTATAACTTGGTGCAGCAGTTAACTCTAAGGCAATATCACTCTGAGACTCATGTGGAATTTGTTCTAACTCTGGTATATGCTAAGTGTGATGCTATTGAAAGGATTGAACTGTGGGATTCATTGTATTTTATGGCATCAAATATGACTATTCCATGGTTGGTAGGAGGTGATTTCAATGTTATATGGGATGAGGAGGAAAAATTTGGAGGTCTTCCAGTACACTTGAATGAAATAGATGATTTTAGGCATTGTATAAATACTTGTAACCTGTCAGATCTTGGTTTTAAGGGTAGTATATTCACATGGTGGAATGGCAGGGCAGAGGAGGATTGTATTTTCAAAAGGCTAGACAGATGTGTGGACAATGCAGAATTTCAGCAAACTTTTTCAGGTATTGAAGTTCAACATTTGGCAAAGATAGGGTCTGATCATAGCCCTATGCAGCTTAGATGTGATATAAAGAATCCCCCAGTCAAGAAACCCTTCAGGTTTCTGAATTTTTGGGTGGAACATGCTTCATTCAAAGAG CTGAAGAAGGTCAAGAAGGCTCTATCTGGATGGAGTAAATCAACATATGGGGACATATTTCAAAAAATAGCTAGTTTGGAGGAGGTTGTAATTGTGCATGAAGCAGAGTTTGAAGCTAACCCTACAAAACAAAACAGACAAAGGTTGTAG